The genome window CGGGATCAAGCTCGGCCCCGAAGCCGAGTACATCGTAGACGAAACCTCTGTCTTTGTGGATTCTATCGGTAATGCGCTTAACTTTTTCCTCGCGAGTTTCATCAGCCATTTTCTTTCCTCCGGTTAAGTTGATTTAGTAGAACGATATCAAACACTTCAAACTAGAAGCAATTAAAGGAGATTTTTTTCGCAAATCAAGAAGAAGCTTTTCTTTCCTCAAGGACAGCATTCAGACACTTCATGCCCATCATAACGGACGGGCCGCCCGCAGGGAAAAACAGGCATTGAACACCCTCGAAGATTTCCTCCTCTGTTGCCCCCAAATCTAGAGCCTGGCGCATGTGATTCTTGACGTAGGTTTCCGTCTCTATACCGGGCAAGCGTACACACAGGGCGGAGATGATAATCATTTCCCTGAATTTTTCGGATAGTGCCCCCTCACGTTTGATTACATGATTGTAGAGAGCGCTCTGCCTGACGTGATATTCTGGGTCCTTGTTGATATAGAATTCCTGCTCAGGCAGAACCCATCCTCTGTCCGCTTGCATCTGATCTATCAATGCTTGTTTTTCCGCTGAATCCACCAGAATATCTCCCTTGATTGGGGCAAGCACCCCACTTAATAAACGGGCGGGAGGAAATCCCCCCGCCCGTTTACGTCAATTCTATTTCGTTAGAACAAAAAAAATTATTTTTTCTTCTTCTTGAATCCCATGTCTTTGAAGACTTTGCCGTAAAAATCGATCTGGCCCAAGTATGCTTCCTTAAGTTTGGGACCCGATAGCGGCTCAAGTTTCTCGCCGAATTTTTTGACCAGTCTTTTGAGGGTTTTGCTCTTTAAAGCCTTGTGAAGTGCCGCCTGTAGAGTGGCAATGCGATCCTGGGGCACCCCTTTGGGGGCGATGAATACGCGCCAGGATTTATACTCATAGTCTACCCCAAGTTCATAGAACGTGGGATGATTGGGAAACTCAGGCATGCGCTTTCTGGACGCCGTGGCGATCAAGGTAAGATCGCCACTCTTGACCCGGCCCAAGGTGCCGCCCGTGGTTACGTTTGCCCAACCTAAATCCGTGTGGCCACCATACATGGCCTGCCAGGCTTTGCCGCCGCCCCGGAAGGGCACGTGCTTGAACTTGACTTTCGCGGCCCGCATGATCTGAATAATACCCAGATGGCTTGAGCCCCAGGCACCGTTCGAGGAGATCGAAATCTTGCCGGGGCGTTTTTTGGCGTCGTCGATCAGGTCCTTATAAGTCTTCCATGGCGTCGTGCTTTTTGTCACGAGCATGAATGGGGAACCATTGACCTGGAAAACCGGAATGAAATCTGTTTTGGGATCAAAACCCATGTCGCGCGCGTGGGGCGCGATTCCAAAATGAGAGTTCGAGCCGAGAGCGATGGTATAGCCATCGGGCTTCGAGCGTTTGAGAGCGGTCATGCCGATCTTGCCCCCTGCCCCGCCGCGAATCGTGCACAGAAAAGGCTGCCCCAAGTATTCGTGAATAACACTCGCCACCGCCCGGCAGTGCATGTCGTGCGAGCCGCCCGCGCCGGTAGCCAAAATCACCTTGATGGGCTTAATCGGATATTTCGCCGCCCCGGCCTGGGGTGCTGCTACGAGCACCACGGCTGCGGCCATGGCCCCTACCCATAAAATCCCTCTTTTCAGCATATTGTACTCCTCCTGTGTCAGTGAAGGCAGCTTGTTAGTCGGCCCAAGGCCGCTTCCAAACCGCCATTCCTAGAAGCGCTACACTAAGTAAAATAAAAAAGCCCGAAATCGGCCGAGTCAAAAAGACCGTAAAATCACCATCAGAGAGTACCAGAGCCTGCTTCATCGACTCCTCCGCCGAGGCGGTGAGAATATAGGCGATAACAAGAGGCGCCAGTGGAAATCGCAACTTGCGAAGAGCGTATCCGAACAAGCCAAAAATTAGAGCAACTTTCACATCCTCGATGCTATTCTGGTAGATGAATCCGCCGACAACACAGAAAAGCAGGATGATGGGTACGAGAAGCGACTGGCGTATGGTGACGATTCTGGCAAACAGGGGGGTCAACAGTTTGCCCTGAAGCAACATGATGGGATTGCCGAGCAGAAGCAGCGTGAAGATTCCGTACATGGTCGCGGCGTGCTCTTGAAAAAGACTAGGCCCCGGCCTCAATCCCTGGGCCATGAACGCGCCCATCAATATGGCG of Nitrospinaceae bacterium contains these proteins:
- a CDS encoding carboxymuconolactone decarboxylase family protein — its product is MDSAEKQALIDQMQADRGWVLPEQEFYINKDPEYHVRQSALYNHVIKREGALSEKFREMIIISALCVRLPGIETETYVKNHMRQALDLGATEEEIFEGVQCLFFPAGGPSVMMGMKCLNAVLEERKASS
- a CDS encoding tripartite tricarboxylate transporter substrate binding protein: MLKRGILWVGAMAAAVVLVAAPQAGAAKYPIKPIKVILATGAGGSHDMHCRAVASVIHEYLGQPFLCTIRGGAGGKIGMTALKRSKPDGYTIALGSNSHFGIAPHARDMGFDPKTDFIPVFQVNGSPFMLVTKSTTPWKTYKDLIDDAKKRPGKISISSNGAWGSSHLGIIQIMRAAKVKFKHVPFRGGGKAWQAMYGGHTDLGWANVTTGGTLGRVKSGDLTLIATASRKRMPEFPNHPTFYELGVDYEYKSWRVFIAPKGVPQDRIATLQAALHKALKSKTLKRLVKKFGEKLEPLSGPKLKEAYLGQIDFYGKVFKDMGFKKKKK